Part of the Catalinimonas alkaloidigena genome is shown below.
TTATATCATGCTTGCCACGCTTTGGAGTAAAAAAAATAAAAGTCTTTGATGCCCAGGGCAGCTTGGTGAAGCTTCCAGTCCGGGAATTCCTGTCCGGAAAACTGGTTTGAAAGTTAAGACACGCGTTACGCTGCACTAAACGTGCGCCAGATTAAGAAGGATTGAAATATTGTACTGTAAAGCTGGGCACACCTTAGTAATCGTGTGCCCAATGTCATTACGTTAAGGAAATTTACTAGCTTCAGTCGCAGACTACGCGTCCCGGACTGGCGAGTCCCGGACTGGCGAGTCCCGGACTGAAGCGAGCTTCGGAGCTTTGTACGCGTTAGAAAACGCGCGCCAGTTTCCAGTTTTCATTAGACAGGAATACACATATACGCTTTGTTACATTTATGCCAATTGTATGGGTATTTATACAAACGATATTCCGTGCTCACCACATATTTTGGCTACCTTTTCAAAATCGGGCGGGCCGGGAGGTAGTTCAGATAAAGCCTTGAACATCTTTTCTATGCCTGCGGGAAAAGCACTGGTAATCATTTTCGCCTTCTTAGTCCCTACTACTTTCCAGGAATGTACTACATTTTTGGGAGCAAAGGCAATGTCGCCTTCATTCAATACAGTGGCTTTGCCATTGACCATGATCTCAACTTTCCCTCTGATTACCCTGAATATTTCATCTTCCTGAGTATGTACATGGGGAGGAATTCCTACGCCCGGCTCAACATCATCTACCCATTCCACAATCTGATTATCGGTTTCACTGCCCAATAGTTTGTGGGTCTGTATGTCACCTAAGACATTCAA
Proteins encoded:
- a CDS encoding cupin domain-containing protein, with product MDRKEFIKTSGIGLGIALTSQAVIGKSLLPKEEALSHAEPKIIKDGKGKVLNVLGDIQTHKLLGSETDNQIVEWVDDVEPGVGIPPHVHTQEDEIFRVIRGKVEIMVNGKATVLNEGDIAFAPKNVVHSWKVVGTKKAKMITSAFPAGIEKMFKALSELPPGPPDFEKVAKICGEHGISFV